From one bacterium genomic stretch:
- the bshB1 gene encoding bacillithiol biosynthesis deacetylase BshB1: MAVVLAIGPHPDDVEIAMGGTVCLLHEQGHEVVVCDLTDGEPTPIGSPERRAAETDEASRLLGVRRRLTLGLPNRFLQDTIEARFQVADVIRKVRPDVLFVPYWVDAHPDHVAACALAEAARFTAKLSRTSMQGEPHYPDRVYHFFSTHYRLHVKPSFIVDISDHIETKMAAVAAYTSQFGDARGNAHILDTIRETSAYWGRLIHRRYGEAFVCREEIGISRWDGLI; the protein is encoded by the coding sequence TTGGCCGTTGTCCTAGCCATAGGTCCCCACCCGGACGATGTCGAGATCGCGATGGGCGGCACGGTCTGCCTGCTGCACGAGCAGGGGCACGAGGTCGTTGTGTGCGACCTGACCGACGGCGAGCCCACCCCGATCGGATCGCCCGAACGACGGGCCGCGGAGACGGACGAGGCCTCACGCCTATTGGGTGTTCGGCGCCGCCTCACTCTTGGTCTGCCCAACCGGTTTCTCCAAGACACGATCGAGGCGCGGTTTCAGGTGGCCGATGTGATCCGCAAGGTGCGTCCCGACGTTCTCTTCGTCCCATACTGGGTGGACGCCCATCCCGATCACGTCGCGGCCTGCGCGCTGGCTGAGGCCGCCCGTTTCACGGCCAAGCTCTCACGAACCTCCATGCAGGGCGAGCCGCACTACCCTGACCGCGTCTATCATTTCTTCAGCACGCACTACCGGCTGCACGTTAAGCCGTCGTTCATCGTGGACATCTCAGACCATATCGAGACCAAGATGGCGGCGGTGGCGGCCTACACCTCGCAGTTCGGCGACGCGCGTGGGAACGCCCACATCCTCGACACGATAAGAGAGACCAGTGCCTACTGGGGCCGCCTGATCCACCGGCGGTACGGCGAGGCGTTCGTCTGCCGCGAGGAGATTGGGATATCACGTTGGGACGGCTTGATCTGA
- the yajC gene encoding preprotein translocase subunit YajC, with the protein MPQAQSQVVVVVLWVLIFVVFYLLMIRPQRAQARKRKEMLDGLRRGDRVVTIGGIHATIAEIKEDVLNLDLAPNLRVKADRGAVSYIRSKAEPKGEE; encoded by the coding sequence ATGCCCCAAGCACAGTCGCAGGTTGTGGTGGTCGTTCTCTGGGTTTTGATCTTCGTGGTTTTCTACCTGTTGATGATCCGTCCCCAGAGGGCCCAGGCGCGCAAGCGCAAGGAGATGCTCGACGGCCTTCGGCGCGGCGATCGGGTGGTTACCATCGGGGGAATCCACGCCACCATCGCCGAGATCAAGGAAGATGTCCTAAACCTGGACCTGGCACCCAACCTCCGCGTCAAGGCCGACCGGGGGGCCGTGAGCTACATCCGCTCCAAGGCTGAGCCGAAGGGAGAGGAGTGA
- the tgt gene encoding tRNA guanosine(34) transglycosylase Tgt has product MDFEVVRQGPRSAARAGRLLTSRGEVRTPAFMPVGTNATVKALTPDEVAETGAQMILANAFHLYLRPGPEIIARAGGLHAFMGWPGPILTDSGGYQVYSLAATRTVDDEGVSFRSPIDGSLHRFTPEGVVEIQRQLGSDIVMPLDVCLGYPHDPGEDRAAMEQTLRWAVRSRDHHASSGTGVLFGIVQGGFDPALRAEAARRTAALEFQGYALGGFSVGEPREVMQEAIEAAVAELPPARPRYVMGLGDTPSLLEAVARGIDLFDCALPTRVARTGVLLTRSGRINIRNARFRDDLSPPDPDCACRVCARTTRAYLRHLFAADEMLGPRLATYHNLAFMGNLLGEARLALREDRYEHWMRGVLARYASQW; this is encoded by the coding sequence ATGGATTTCGAGGTGGTGCGCCAGGGGCCGCGCAGCGCAGCCCGTGCCGGCCGCCTTCTTACTTCCCGCGGCGAGGTTCGGACCCCGGCATTCATGCCGGTGGGCACCAACGCGACCGTCAAGGCGCTGACCCCCGACGAGGTTGCCGAGACGGGCGCGCAGATGATCCTGGCCAACGCGTTCCATCTCTACCTGCGGCCCGGCCCCGAGATCATCGCGCGCGCCGGGGGGCTGCACGCGTTCATGGGGTGGCCGGGGCCGATCCTTACCGACAGCGGCGGGTACCAGGTCTACAGCCTGGCGGCGACGCGCACCGTGGACGATGAGGGCGTTTCCTTCCGGTCGCCGATAGACGGCAGCCTGCACCGGTTCACGCCCGAAGGCGTGGTGGAGATTCAACGGCAGCTGGGCTCCGACATCGTCATGCCGCTCGACGTCTGCCTGGGTTACCCGCACGATCCCGGCGAGGACCGGGCGGCGATGGAGCAGACGCTGCGCTGGGCCGTGCGTTCCCGCGATCACCACGCCAGCAGCGGTACCGGAGTGCTCTTTGGGATAGTGCAGGGCGGGTTCGATCCCGCGCTCCGCGCCGAGGCCGCACGGCGGACCGCAGCCTTGGAGTTCCAGGGCTACGCACTGGGAGGGTTCTCAGTGGGCGAGCCCCGCGAGGTGATGCAGGAGGCGATCGAGGCCGCGGTCGCCGAGCTGCCGCCTGCGCGGCCGCGGTACGTCATGGGTCTTGGGGACACGCCAAGCCTGCTGGAGGCCGTCGCCCGCGGCATAGACCTCTTCGACTGCGCGCTGCCGACGCGGGTGGCCCGGACCGGCGTCCTCCTGACGCGGTCCGGCAGGATCAATATTAGGAACGCCCGGTTTCGGGACGACCTCTCGCCGCCGGACCCGGACTGCGCCTGCCGTGTTTGCGCGCGGACCACGCGCGCCTACCTGCGGCACCTTTTTGCCGCGGACGAGATGCTGGGGCCCCGCCTGGCGACCTACCACAACCTGGCCTTCATGGGAAACCTGCTCGGAGAGGCACGCTTGGCATTGCGCGAGGACCGGTACGAGCACTGGATGCGGGGGGTACTAGCGAGGTATGCTTCGCAGTGGTAA
- a CDS encoding glycosyltransferase family 2 protein, with protein MRRTVVVLPLFNEEPTLARVLDEVRRWAQGLSVLVVDDGSTDRSPEVLRGYPDITVITHAHNEGYGQSLIDGFSFSLSHGYDAVVTLDCDEQHEPRQIPKFASALEDADIVSGSRYLDPGVGGDEAPADRRELNEEITARLRVLTGYAITDAFCGFKAYRADALRRMALTEPSYGLPLQVWIQAAHHRLRVSELPVPRIYKNPERRFWGGLDDVAARRRYYEQVLAQEVARWPLS; from the coding sequence ATGCGCCGAACAGTTGTAGTTCTACCGCTTTTCAACGAGGAGCCGACGCTCGCCCGTGTACTCGACGAGGTGCGGCGGTGGGCTCAGGGTCTATCCGTGCTCGTCGTGGACGACGGCTCGACCGATCGGTCCCCCGAGGTGCTGCGCGGCTACCCCGACATCACCGTCATAACCCACGCGCATAACGAGGGGTACGGCCAGTCACTCATTGATGGGTTTTCGTTTTCCCTCTCCCACGGGTACGACGCCGTGGTCACGCTCGACTGCGACGAGCAGCACGAGCCTCGGCAGATACCCAAGTTCGCATCCGCGCTGGAGGATGCCGATATCGTTTCCGGAAGCCGCTACCTGGACCCCGGCGTCGGCGGCGATGAGGCCCCGGCCGATCGGCGGGAGCTGAACGAGGAGATCACCGCCCGCCTGCGCGTGCTCACCGGCTACGCCATCACCGACGCGTTCTGCGGCTTCAAGGCCTATCGCGCCGACGCGCTCCGCCGAATGGCGCTGACCGAGCCCTCCTACGGCCTGCCGCTGCAGGTGTGGATTCAGGCGGCGCACCACCGGCTGCGGGTCAGTGAGCTCCCGGTCCCGCGCATCTACAAGAACCCCGAGCGGCGCTTCTGGGGCGGGCTGGACGATGTGGCTGCCAGGCGGCGATACTACGAACAGGTGCTCGCCCAGGAGGTGGCGCGTTGGCCGTTGTCCTAG
- the ccmA gene encoding heme ABC exporter ATP-binding protein CcmA, with protein MIGGVPQRWAVDVRGLVKAFDHRPVLRGVDLRVHSGETLAILGANGSGKTTLLRLIATLSLPTRGSVAWFGEPSGPLPEIRRRIGLVPHESLLYDALTVEENLKFFGGLYDLAPEVVESALDEYALRPLARRRVRVLSRGQRQQVNLARALLHEPDLLILDEPYTGLDVGAADRLTATLRAGAARGCTVILTTHDPTGAGALGADVAVMLDGRLTEIMPAAGLNAELLAAWFREGRR; from the coding sequence GTGATCGGCGGCGTTCCACAGCGGTGGGCGGTGGACGTGCGAGGGTTGGTGAAGGCCTTCGACCACCGGCCTGTGCTGCGGGGCGTGGACCTGCGCGTCCACTCCGGCGAAACGCTGGCGATCTTGGGCGCCAACGGTTCGGGCAAGACCACGCTGCTTCGCCTTATCGCCACCCTGTCGTTGCCGACCCGCGGGAGCGTGGCGTGGTTCGGCGAGCCGTCGGGGCCGCTGCCGGAGATCAGGCGGCGAATCGGCCTGGTTCCCCACGAGTCGCTCCTCTACGATGCGCTGACCGTGGAGGAGAACTTGAAGTTCTTTGGGGGACTGTACGACCTGGCGCCGGAAGTGGTTGAATCCGCCCTCGACGAGTACGCGCTGCGGCCGCTTGCCCGCCGGCGGGTGCGCGTGCTCTCGCGCGGACAACGCCAACAGGTGAACCTGGCGCGAGCCCTGCTGCACGAGCCCGACCTGCTGATCCTGGACGAGCCGTACACCGGCCTCGACGTGGGCGCGGCCGACCGCCTGACCGCCACGCTGCGCGCCGGCGCCGCGCGCGGCTGCACGGTGATCCTGACGACGCACGACCCGACCGGAGCCGGGGCGCTGGGCGCGGACGTCGCCGTGATGTTGGACGGACGGCTCACCGAAATCATGCCGGCCGCGGGGCTGAACGCGGAGCTCCTGGCGGCCTGGTTCCGCGAGGGACGGCGATGA
- a CDS encoding heme lyase CcmF/NrfE family subunit: MVNLVGEVGRFALLAGLVVALYGIAATTLGLTRRHGGYLASGRRAVTVWALLMALASAALWTAFLARDFSVRFVAMASESTQPLLQTIMAFWGGHDGALLLWALILAGYMVTAVWSLRSHPDLQGPAAATLLVVAAFFSVLLAGASNPFVPLVPPPPDGQGLNPLLRNTWMSVHPPMLYLGFVGMSVPFALAVAALITGRLDETWVALSRRWIIVPWIFLTLGLLLGAKWSYEVLGWGGYWAWDPVENAAFMPWLTATAFLHSIQIQERRGMLAAWNVALILLTFGLTVFGTFLVRSGVLSSVHAFAEAPLIGYLFLGFLSVLLLVSFGLLAWRWEALKSRGTVESVISRETAFLANNLLFVAAAVVVLLGTMFPVLTEAFRGVRINVGPPYFNTVMVPISIGILLLMGIGPLLPWRQATREQLAGNFTLPSAAAVLGALVLGLLGVRHAGALLVFAAALFVLGTIVLETVRGTRVRIRRGEIAPLALVRLFARNRRRYGGYAVHFGVLLMLVGIAASSAFDTQAGATLRPGERFRVGRYTLEYGGLRHSELPGIDVTEASVRVWAGARFLGSYSPQRYFYRAQEQPMHHVAIRSSLREDLYLILSEWTPDGGGTIRVLVHPLVSWLWAGGVVAVLGAAFAVLPERRRRAP, encoded by the coding sequence ATGGTGAACCTCGTGGGTGAGGTCGGCCGGTTCGCCCTGCTGGCCGGCTTGGTCGTCGCGCTCTACGGGATCGCGGCAACGACGCTAGGTCTAACCCGACGGCACGGCGGGTATCTCGCCAGCGGGCGCCGGGCCGTTACGGTCTGGGCACTCCTGATGGCGCTGGCATCGGCGGCGCTCTGGACGGCGTTCCTCGCTAGGGACTTCTCGGTGCGCTTTGTCGCCATGGCCAGCGAGTCAACCCAGCCTCTGCTACAAACGATCATGGCGTTCTGGGGGGGGCACGACGGCGCGCTGCTGCTGTGGGCCCTTATCCTGGCGGGCTACATGGTTACGGCGGTATGGAGCCTCCGGTCCCATCCGGACCTCCAGGGCCCTGCGGCCGCGACGCTGCTGGTGGTCGCGGCCTTCTTCTCCGTCCTGCTGGCAGGGGCCAGCAACCCGTTCGTCCCGCTGGTTCCGCCTCCGCCAGACGGGCAGGGGTTGAACCCGTTGCTGCGCAACACGTGGATGTCGGTTCATCCGCCGATGCTCTACCTGGGGTTCGTTGGAATGAGCGTGCCGTTCGCGCTGGCGGTCGCGGCGCTGATCACCGGCCGCCTGGACGAGACCTGGGTGGCGCTTTCCCGACGATGGATCATTGTGCCGTGGATCTTCCTCACGCTGGGCCTGCTGCTCGGGGCGAAGTGGTCGTACGAGGTGCTAGGGTGGGGAGGGTACTGGGCGTGGGACCCTGTGGAGAACGCGGCGTTCATGCCCTGGCTGACCGCCACGGCGTTCCTCCACTCGATCCAGATCCAGGAAAGGCGCGGAATGCTGGCAGCGTGGAACGTCGCGCTGATCCTGCTCACCTTCGGGCTGACGGTTTTCGGAACGTTCCTGGTGCGCAGCGGGGTGCTGTCTTCGGTCCACGCCTTCGCCGAGGCCCCCCTGATAGGATATCTCTTCCTGGGTTTTCTGTCGGTTCTGCTGCTGGTCTCCTTCGGCCTGCTCGCCTGGCGATGGGAGGCGCTGAAGAGCCGCGGCACCGTTGAGTCGGTCATAAGCCGAGAGACGGCCTTCCTTGCCAACAACCTGCTCTTCGTGGCCGCGGCCGTCGTTGTCTTGCTGGGCACGATGTTTCCGGTCCTGACCGAGGCCTTCCGCGGCGTCAGGATTAACGTGGGGCCGCCCTACTTCAACACGGTGATGGTGCCCATCTCCATCGGCATACTCCTGCTGATGGGAATCGGACCGCTGCTGCCGTGGCGGCAGGCCACGCGGGAACAGCTCGCCGGGAACTTCACGCTCCCTTCGGCGGCGGCGGTGCTCGGCGCGCTGGTGCTGGGTCTGCTCGGCGTGCGCCACGCCGGCGCCCTCCTGGTGTTTGCCGCCGCGCTGTTCGTTTTGGGCACCATCGTGTTGGAAACGGTCCGGGGCACGCGCGTGCGCATCCGGCGTGGGGAGATCGCGCCCCTGGCGCTGGTTCGGCTCTTCGCGCGCAACCGCCGCCGCTACGGGGGCTACGCGGTGCACTTCGGTGTCCTACTTATGCTAGTTGGGATCGCGGCAAGCAGCGCGTTCGACACCCAGGCCGGGGCCACGCTGCGTCCCGGGGAGCGTTTTAGAGTTGGGCGGTACACCCTCGAGTACGGCGGCCTTCGCCACAGCGAGCTTCCCGGCATAGACGTGACCGAGGCATCGGTGCGGGTCTGGGCCGGCGCGAGGTTCTTGGGTTCATACTCCCCGCAGCGGTACTTCTACCGCGCGCAGGAGCAGCCGATGCACCACGTCGCCATCCGCTCCTCGTTGCGCGAGGACCTTTATCTCATCCTCTCCGAATGGACGCCGGACGGGGGGGGAACGATCCGCGTGCTCGTGCATCCGCTGGTGTCCTGGCTCTGGGCCGGCGGCGTCGTGGCCGTCCTGGGGGCGGCCTTTGCCGTCCTGCCCGAGCGGAGGCGGAGGGCGCCGTGA
- the queA gene encoding tRNA preQ1(34) S-adenosylmethionine ribosyltransferase-isomerase QueA, translated as MRLSDFDYTLPPELIAQRPASPRDASRLLVLDRSSGRTTHRIFREIGDCLREGDTLVVNDTRVIPARLRGRRRTGGGAVELLLLRPSGGRLGGEGAWEALARPGRRLPPGTIVEVGPQATPLEVVGRLPDGRRLVRLLSGGTMLDLLRSCGEVPLPPYIRGDGSDPNDYQTVYAREEGAVAAPTAGLHFTPGLLGGLRDQGVGLVTLTLHIGIGTFQSVRAEDVREHRMEAEHFSITPEAAAEVNARRGRLIAVGTSAVRALESAAAPDGRLQAYSGWTDLFITPGYAFRSVGGLVTNFHLPKTTLLMLVSAFAGREAILRAYAEAVRERYRFYSFGDAMLIL; from the coding sequence ATGCGCCTGTCCGATTTCGACTACACGCTCCCTCCCGAGCTCATCGCGCAGCGCCCGGCCTCGCCCCGTGACGCCTCGCGTCTGCTGGTGCTCGACCGTTCCAGCGGGCGCACGACGCATCGCATCTTCCGTGAGATCGGCGACTGCCTGCGCGAAGGGGACACCCTGGTGGTGAACGACACGCGCGTGATCCCGGCGCGGCTGCGCGGGCGCCGGCGCACCGGAGGGGGAGCGGTCGAGCTGCTGCTGCTCCGTCCGTCAGGCGGCCGCCTGGGAGGCGAGGGCGCCTGGGAGGCGCTGGCGCGCCCCGGACGCAGGCTTCCGCCGGGTACGATCGTCGAGGTGGGTCCGCAGGCCACGCCCCTGGAGGTGGTGGGCCGACTGCCGGACGGACGGCGCCTGGTGCGTCTGCTCTCGGGCGGGACCATGCTCGACTTGCTCCGTTCCTGCGGCGAGGTGCCGCTTCCGCCGTACATCCGAGGTGACGGATCGGATCCCAACGACTACCAGACCGTCTACGCCCGGGAGGAAGGTGCCGTGGCCGCGCCCACCGCCGGGCTGCACTTCACGCCCGGGCTGCTGGGCGGGCTTCGCGATCAGGGCGTGGGGCTGGTCACGCTGACCCTGCACATTGGGATCGGAACCTTCCAGAGCGTGCGCGCAGAGGACGTGCGCGAGCACCGGATGGAGGCCGAGCACTTCTCGATTACGCCCGAGGCCGCGGCGGAGGTGAACGCCCGACGCGGCCGGCTGATAGCGGTGGGCACCTCTGCGGTGCGGGCCCTGGAGAGCGCGGCCGCCCCTGACGGCCGCCTTCAGGCCTACAGCGGATGGACCGATCTGTTCATTACGCCGGGCTACGCCTTCCGTTCCGTGGGGGGGCTCGTGACGAACTTCCACCTGCCCAAAACGACGCTCCTCATGCTCGTCTCCGCGTTCGCCGGGCGCGAGGCGATCCTGCGGGCATACGCGGAGGCGGTGCGGGAGCGGTACCGGTTCTACAGCTTCGGGGACGCTATGCTGATTCTCTAG
- a CDS encoding Glu/Leu/Phe/Val dehydrogenase has protein sequence MASQVVTIKDDPWEMALQQFWQVAERLTLKRGIQEYLVTPNRELTVNFPVKMDDGSIRIFTGYRVHHSTVLGPTKGGIRYHQDVTLNEVRALAMWMSWKCALVNLPYGGAKGGVVVDPTTLSTGELERLTRRYASEISVMMHPLGDIPAPDVGTNAQVMAWIMDTYSMHAGHSVPAVVTGKPVSIGGSVGRKEATGRGCMITAREAARILGLPWCGASVVVQGFGNVGSASAALMAAEGCKIVGVSDVFGGIYNPDGLDMPALLRHVEETKSVVGFPGAVAVTNQELLELPCVYLVPAALEGQITSANADRIKAQVIVEGANGPTTPDADVILAAKGITVLPDILANAGGVVVSYFEWVQDLQLFFWSEEDINQRLDRIMVRSVHEVIELARAQGISYRLAALQIAVERVAEALMIRGIYP, from the coding sequence ATGGCTTCGCAGGTTGTGACGATCAAGGATGATCCATGGGAGATGGCGCTGCAGCAGTTCTGGCAGGTGGCAGAACGTCTGACGCTCAAGCGGGGGATCCAGGAGTATCTGGTTACGCCAAACCGCGAGTTGACCGTCAACTTCCCCGTCAAGATGGACGACGGGTCCATCAGGATCTTCACCGGATATCGTGTGCATCACAGCACCGTGCTCGGACCGACCAAGGGAGGGATCCGCTACCACCAGGACGTGACCCTCAACGAGGTCCGAGCCCTGGCCATGTGGATGAGCTGGAAGTGCGCCCTGGTTAACCTGCCCTACGGCGGCGCCAAGGGCGGGGTTGTAGTGGATCCCACGACGCTTTCCACCGGTGAGCTGGAACGCTTGACCCGGCGCTACGCCTCCGAGATCAGCGTGATGATGCATCCCCTGGGAGATATCCCGGCGCCGGACGTGGGCACGAACGCGCAGGTCATGGCCTGGATCATGGACACGTACAGCATGCACGCCGGCCACTCGGTGCCGGCCGTCGTGACCGGCAAGCCGGTCTCGATCGGCGGATCGGTGGGTCGGAAGGAAGCGACCGGCCGCGGCTGCATGATCACCGCGCGCGAGGCGGCACGTATTTTGGGCCTTCCCTGGTGCGGGGCGTCGGTGGTCGTTCAGGGGTTCGGGAACGTCGGATCGGCCTCCGCGGCGCTGATGGCCGCGGAGGGCTGCAAGATCGTTGGCGTCAGCGACGTGTTCGGCGGCATCTACAATCCCGACGGGTTGGACATGCCCGCGTTGCTGCGGCACGTGGAGGAGACCAAGAGCGTCGTGGGATTCCCCGGCGCGGTGGCCGTTACGAATCAGGAATTGCTGGAACTGCCGTGCGTCTACCTTGTGCCGGCCGCCCTGGAAGGTCAGATCACCAGCGCCAACGCCGACCGGATCAAGGCCCAGGTAATCGTGGAGGGGGCCAACGGCCCCACGACGCCTGACGCCGATGTGATCCTGGCGGCCAAAGGGATCACGGTGCTGCCCGACATTCTGGCGAATGCCGGAGGAGTGGTGGTTTCCTACTTCGAGTGGGTGCAGGACCTGCAGTTGTTCTTCTGGAGCGAGGAAGACATCAACCAGCGCCTCGATCGGATCATGGTGCGCAGCGTCCACGAGGTGATCGAGCTGGCCCGCGCGCAGGGCATTTCCTACAGGCTGGCCGCCTTGCAAATCGCGGTCGAACGCGTCGCGGAGGCGCTGATGATACGCGGGATCTACCCGTAG
- the ccsA gene encoding cytochrome c biogenesis protein CcsA: MRVLLFLGIALMLVGVAWALLAAPTELFQGAPQRIMYLHVPGVVTAYVALLVVFAGSVLFLWRRDPRWDRLAHSAAELGVLFISMTLLSGAIWGKAVWGAWWTWDARLTTTLILWFIYIGYLMVRAWAPGSRGARAAAIIGIVGVLDIPIIHWSAVLLRTLHPQPTVFRPEGPALPPSMLVPLVINMVAFLVVFAALLVLRVRQERTLDALAEALEGSA; the protein is encoded by the coding sequence GTGAGGGTGCTGCTGTTCCTCGGAATTGCACTGATGCTCGTGGGCGTCGCCTGGGCGCTGCTGGCGGCGCCCACCGAGCTGTTTCAAGGCGCGCCGCAGCGCATTATGTACCTGCACGTGCCCGGCGTGGTGACCGCCTATGTCGCGCTGCTGGTGGTGTTCGCCGGCAGCGTGCTGTTCCTGTGGCGGCGCGACCCTCGGTGGGACCGCCTGGCGCACTCGGCGGCCGAGCTGGGAGTGCTGTTCATCTCCATGACCCTGCTCTCGGGCGCCATCTGGGGCAAGGCGGTCTGGGGCGCCTGGTGGACCTGGGACGCGCGCCTGACCACCACGCTGATTCTCTGGTTCATCTACATCGGCTATCTAATGGTGCGCGCGTGGGCGCCCGGCTCCCGGGGAGCGCGGGCCGCCGCCATCATCGGGATCGTGGGGGTGCTGGACATCCCCATCATCCATTGGTCGGCCGTCCTCCTGCGCACGCTTCACCCACAGCCGACGGTCTTCCGTCCGGAGGGGCCGGCGCTGCCTCCCAGCATGCTGGTCCCCCTTGTGATCAACATGGTGGCGTTCCTGGTGGTGTTTGCGGCGCTTCTTGTCCTGCGCGTGCGCCAGGAACGGACCCTGGACGCGCTGGCAGAGGCCCTCGAGGGGAGCGCGTAG
- a CDS encoding heme exporter protein CcmB: MRVVRLLVGKDLRLEWRGREIVSAMGLLALLLAIVLGATRSGPEAAPAAMWVTYAFGATLGFTRTFTLERDHLTALLLAPLDRGLIFAAKALTNWLGLVLVQVISLPLFGALFTETIWTHLPALALPMLLGGVGLAAVGTLFGGLIVQARLREALLPILMLPVVLPLIIAAVGATTGILDGLPLSAIGAQLQLLLVFDIIFVTASFLLFEYVVEE; encoded by the coding sequence ATGAGGGTCGTGCGCCTGCTGGTGGGCAAGGACCTGCGCCTGGAGTGGCGCGGCCGCGAGATCGTTTCGGCCATGGGTCTGCTGGCACTGCTGCTGGCAATCGTGCTCGGAGCCACCCGGTCCGGCCCCGAGGCCGCTCCCGCCGCCATGTGGGTGACTTACGCGTTTGGCGCGACGCTGGGGTTCACTCGCACGTTTACACTGGAGCGCGACCACCTGACGGCGCTCCTGCTGGCCCCGCTTGACCGCGGGCTGATCTTTGCGGCCAAGGCGCTCACGAACTGGCTGGGGCTGGTGCTCGTGCAGGTGATCTCCCTGCCGCTCTTCGGCGCGCTGTTCACGGAAACGATCTGGACCCATCTGCCCGCGCTGGCCCTTCCCATGCTGCTCGGCGGGGTTGGGCTGGCGGCCGTGGGCACCCTGTTCGGAGGGCTGATCGTACAGGCCCGCCTGCGGGAGGCGCTCCTGCCGATACTAATGCTCCCGGTGGTGCTTCCGCTAATTATCGCCGCGGTGGGCGCCACAACCGGAATCCTCGATGGGCTGCCGCTTTCGGCGATCGGCGCGCAATTGCAGCTACTGCTTGTTTTTGATATCATTTTCGTTACGGCGAGTTTCCTGCTGTTCGAGTACGTTGTTGAGGAATGA
- a CDS encoding HD domain-containing protein, producing MTAEQRPIGTPPTQEDVRRDPEVEAFITKANEYTGVIGYTEHGVRHASLSANIATNILRRLGHEARTVELAAIAAYLHDIGNLVSRTNHEQASAMLADRILTRLQMPPEERAVVMGAIGNHEERHGDVVSAVGAAVILADKSDVHRSRVRNPNPKAFDIHDRVNYAVEHSFLRVDEKSKTITLELTIDTTMSQVMEYFEIFLDRMLMCRRAAEFLGCGFKLQINGTKLL from the coding sequence GTGACCGCGGAGCAGCGCCCTATCGGTACGCCACCGACCCAGGAGGACGTCAGGCGCGATCCCGAAGTTGAGGCCTTCATCACGAAGGCCAACGAGTACACGGGCGTCATAGGGTACACCGAGCACGGTGTGCGCCACGCCAGTCTGAGCGCGAACATCGCGACCAACATCCTGCGCAGGCTGGGGCATGAGGCGAGAACCGTCGAGCTGGCGGCGATCGCGGCCTACCTCCACGACATCGGCAACCTGGTGAGCCGCACGAACCACGAGCAGGCCTCTGCCATGCTGGCCGACCGCATCCTCACACGCCTGCAGATGCCGCCCGAGGAACGGGCCGTCGTCATGGGCGCCATAGGCAACCACGAGGAACGTCACGGGGACGTGGTCAGCGCGGTTGGCGCCGCGGTTATTCTGGCCGACAAGTCCGACGTCCACCGCTCGCGCGTGCGCAACCCTAATCCCAAGGCCTTCGACATCCACGACAGGGTCAACTACGCCGTGGAGCACTCGTTTCTACGCGTGGACGAGAAGAGCAAGACCATCACGCTAGAGCTGACGATCGACACCACGATGTCGCAGGTGATGGAGTACTTTGAGATCTTCCTGGACCGGATGCTGATGTGCCGGCGCGCCGCGGAATTTCTGGGGTGCGGCTTCAAGTTACAGATAAACGGGACCAAGCTGCTGTAG
- a CDS encoding cytochrome c maturation protein CcmE, whose product MIPARRKLFVGAVIIVLGLAFAAYHGARSSMVYYLTTTEFAGRPELRAARVRIAGRVVEGSVVKADGESRFAITDGTTRYNVRFRGPLPDLFAEGKNVLVEGRLDGDGILLASQVISTHPVEYKEKHPER is encoded by the coding sequence ATGATTCCGGCTCGGCGTAAGCTGTTTGTGGGGGCGGTGATCATCGTGCTGGGGCTGGCGTTCGCGGCCTACCACGGCGCCCGATCCTCCATGGTGTATTACCTGACCACTACCGAGTTCGCCGGCCGGCCGGAGCTGCGCGCGGCCAGGGTCAGGATTGCCGGTCGGGTTGTAGAGGGATCGGTGGTCAAGGCCGATGGCGAATCCCGGTTTGCGATCACCGACGGGACCACGCGCTACAACGTGCGCTTCCGCGGACCGCTGCCCGACCTGTTCGCTGAGGGCAAGAACGTGCTCGTGGAGGGGCGGCTGGACGGCGATGGGATCCTGCTGGCTTCGCAGGTCATCTCCACCCACCCGGTTGAGTACAAGGAGAAGCACCCGGAGCGGTGA